In Ramlibacter sp., the sequence CCGTGAGGCTGAACTCGGGGGTGGCCGCGTCAAATGGCGGGTTCATGGCAGGCGACACCTGGCACACCACCTTGCCCATGGGCACGAGATCGATCGCGCCCCACATGCTCCACCAGCGCCCGGCCCAGCCGGCCTCGCGCTTGCCGGGCGCGCCATGTGCCTTGAACGCCGCCAGGATGCTGGCAATGCTGTCGACCCAGAGGTATGACAGGCCGTCTTGCGCGTTGGTCAGGATGCTGATGGTGAAGCCCGACGCCGTGAAGCGCGCCGTGCGCGACACAAAGCCCTGCAGGCCGCCCGTGTGGCCAAACCACTCCCTGGGCCCGGGGGCACTCATCATGGTGCCGTAGCCGTAATGCCCCTCGACCATGCTGCATTCATCGCGCCAGCGCCGGCGCATCATCTCGCGGCGGCTGGCGGGCGAGAGGATGCTGGACTTGCAGTCGGGCGCCAGCTGCGCAAAGAAGCAGGCCACATCGGCCGCGGTGGACACAAAGCCGCCGGCCGACGCAATCGCGTTGCAGGCATTGTCGCCCGGCACGATCAGGCGCTGGCCAAATGGAAACTCCGCGCTGTGGCCGGTGGCCATGGGCGCGCGTTTGGGCAGCAGCGGCATGTCGGGCACGGTCTCGGTCAGGCCGGCGGGCGCGATCACGTGCTGCGTCATCCAGTCGCAGTATGGGGTGCCCGTGATCTCCTCGATCATCAGGCCTAGCAGACCGTAGCCGTGGTTGGAATACTTGAGCTGCAGGCCGGGCTCCAGCGGTTGCTTGTGCGCCAGTTCGGCGCGCAACTCATCGCGTG encodes:
- a CDS encoding beta-lactamase family protein — encoded protein: MKKDAHPAWLRAALGYIPQWLAFQVERYKQPGCTLAIAQGGTLVAEWAFGKANLATSKPLTPRHRFRIASHSKSFTAAGVLLLREQGKLGLDDPIGLYVNGLHKHLAKARIGELLSHGAGVSRDGADSGQFSDRRPYLSRDELRAELAHKQPLEPGLQLKYSNHGYGLLGLMIEEITGTPYCDWMTQHVIAPAGLTETVPDMPLLPKRAPMATGHSAEFPFGQRLIVPGDNACNAIASAGGFVSTAADVACFFAQLAPDCKSSILSPASRREMMRRRWRDECSMVEGHYGYGTMMSAPGPREWFGHTGGLQGFVSRTARFTASGFTISILTNAQDGLSYLWVDSIASILAAFKAHGAPGKREAGWAGRWWSMWGAIDLVPMGKVVCQVSPAMNPPFDAATPEFSLTGKDQALMGKTSAYNGPGETARRVRGADGQPAELWLGGSRQVPKAVMLAETRARYASAVRAGRKAQPA